In Chitinophaga nivalis, a single genomic region encodes these proteins:
- a CDS encoding arginase family protein, which yields MKPLTIVACPSNLGLKEPAPGVEPGVKQLPVWLQQHGLCEQLGVTAMHTLAAPPYSMELDPISGVRNADAIVAYAQQQATYLQTLVTGGQLPLVIGGDCSILIGHMLGLKKLGRYGLFFLDGHTDYIPVSLSATKAAAGMDLAIVTGYAHPKLADIAAAGPYVQEANTWAVGNRYLETAYVQEIERSAIRYVALQSLRQQGIAACVATFLNSVTTADLDGFWIHVDADVLHNDIMPAVDSPQEDGLAYAELEALLMPLLRHPKAAGINITILDPDLDPTGKYTRPFIDSLVRIFQAR from the coding sequence ATGAAACCGCTGACCATTGTAGCATGTCCCAGCAATCTGGGTTTGAAAGAGCCGGCGCCAGGAGTAGAGCCGGGGGTAAAGCAATTACCTGTCTGGCTGCAGCAACATGGATTATGTGAACAGCTGGGCGTAACAGCCATGCATACGCTGGCCGCTCCGCCTTATTCCATGGAACTGGACCCCATATCCGGTGTCAGGAATGCCGACGCAATTGTTGCCTATGCACAGCAACAGGCAACTTATCTGCAAACACTGGTTACCGGTGGACAGCTGCCGTTGGTGATTGGTGGCGATTGCAGTATACTGATCGGCCATATGCTCGGGCTAAAAAAGCTGGGTCGTTATGGCTTGTTTTTTCTGGATGGGCATACTGACTATATACCGGTTTCGCTGTCTGCAACAAAAGCCGCTGCTGGTATGGACTTAGCCATCGTTACCGGCTACGCACATCCTAAGCTGGCAGATATAGCAGCAGCCGGTCCTTATGTGCAGGAAGCAAATACCTGGGCTGTTGGCAACCGTTACCTGGAAACCGCCTATGTGCAGGAAATAGAGCGATCGGCCATCCGGTATGTGGCGTTGCAGTCGCTGCGTCAGCAGGGGATAGCTGCCTGTGTGGCAACATTCCTGAACAGCGTGACTACTGCTGACCTGGATGGTTTCTGGATTCATGTAGATGCAGATGTGTTACACAACGATATCATGCCTGCCGTAGATTCCCCGCAGGAAGACGGGCTGGCTTACGCAGAGCTGGAAGCATTGCTGATGCCTTTGCTCCGGCACCCGAAAGCAGCCGGTATCAACATCACCATCCTCGATCCGGATCTGGATCCAACGGGTAAGTATACACGCCCGTTTATAGATAGCCTGGTAAGGATCTTCCAGGCGCGGTAG
- a CDS encoding short chain dehydrogenase, which translates to MKIIITGASGAIGKEVSAELGKRHDITGASLRNSVHQLDISSVSSIESFFEKTGPFDALVSAAGDAYWGPLQGLTEAQLRFGIENKLLGQIHLVRIGLNYIRPGGSFTLTSGVLADDPVAGSVNYAIANAGIHGFVTAAAQELPPGIRINAVSPGVTDNTIERNGPNMIGHTPVSIERVVRAYIKSVEGIINGQILRVY; encoded by the coding sequence ATGAAGATCATTATTACCGGCGCCTCCGGCGCTATCGGGAAAGAAGTGTCTGCCGAACTCGGTAAACGACACGACATTACAGGCGCCAGTCTGCGGAACAGCGTACACCAGCTGGATATCTCCAGCGTATCCTCCATTGAAAGCTTCTTTGAAAAAACAGGGCCTTTCGACGCGCTGGTAAGCGCCGCCGGCGATGCTTACTGGGGGCCGCTGCAAGGACTTACCGAAGCACAGCTGCGCTTTGGTATAGAAAACAAATTACTGGGACAGATCCACCTGGTACGTATAGGCTTAAACTATATACGCCCCGGCGGTTCCTTTACCCTGACCTCCGGCGTGCTGGCAGATGACCCGGTAGCCGGCTCCGTCAACTACGCCATCGCCAACGCCGGCATCCATGGCTTTGTTACGGCGGCGGCGCAGGAGTTGCCGCCAGGTATCCGCATCAATGCTGTCAGTCCCGGCGTCACAGACAATACCATCGAGCGCAACGGACCTAACATGATCGGCCATACGCCGGTATCGATAGAACGGGTGGTAAGGGCCTATATTAAGAGCGTAGAAGGAATTATCAATGGCCAGATCCTCCGGGTCTACTAA
- a CDS encoding fasciclin domain-containing protein: protein MSNVVEVVVADRNLATMSRSIKAAGLDMVLSKKGPFTIFAPTDLAFGKLQPGRIPALLQSENKEKLIELLNHHVVEGLTSFNDLKDNQKLVTANGRELAVKVNAGKVTINGATVQGRDNRGTNGVVHSLDTVIEMK from the coding sequence ATGTCAAACGTTGTGGAAGTTGTAGTGGCCGACAGAAATCTAGCCACTATGTCGAGAAGTATAAAAGCTGCAGGACTGGATATGGTACTATCAAAAAAAGGCCCCTTCACTATATTTGCCCCTACTGATCTTGCATTTGGTAAACTGCAACCCGGCCGCATACCTGCATTGCTGCAATCGGAAAACAAGGAAAAATTGATTGAGTTGTTGAATCATCATGTCGTGGAAGGGTTGACAAGTTTTAATGATCTCAAAGATAACCAGAAGCTGGTAACCGCTAACGGAAGGGAACTGGCGGTAAAGGTGAATGCCGGTAAAGTAACCATCAACGGCGCTACTGTACAAGGCCGTGATAACAGAGGTACCAATGGTGTGGTACATTCATTGGATACTGTGATTGAAATGAAGTAA
- a CDS encoding helix-turn-helix domain-containing protein — MKMTADTSIPVYTETGEPATPMPDDVYVACFEQANIRQLSPHRRTFYQVIFFREGYGTQWVDFQEYTFNGPTLILLSPNQVHQMDINTDARGHILMLPERFFALDSGPESAFVLKDVFDNTDRIPFLQFGHAAATALDASIRQIQRSFQADGSMRKLILLSYVKIFLLQAYQLRETLSTISETGSHTGRQQFRQFKILIEQHYRTLHLPHDYAAQLHISLKQLNLLTRKYAFSSAGDLIKQRILLEAQRYLYHGVLTVKEISHQLGFEDPAYFNRFFKREMKIPPYQFRKMAGNNQRIAIAGKGLL, encoded by the coding sequence ATGAAGATGACTGCCGATACCAGTATACCCGTGTATACCGAAACCGGTGAACCAGCCACACCGATGCCGGATGATGTGTATGTTGCCTGTTTTGAACAGGCCAATATCCGGCAATTGTCGCCACACCGCCGAACCTTTTACCAGGTGATCTTCTTCCGGGAAGGCTATGGCACCCAGTGGGTGGATTTCCAGGAATATACCTTCAACGGACCTACGCTGATATTGCTGTCGCCCAACCAGGTACACCAGATGGATATCAATACGGATGCACGCGGACATATACTCATGTTGCCGGAGCGTTTCTTTGCACTCGACAGCGGACCGGAAAGCGCCTTTGTGCTGAAAGATGTTTTTGATAATACGGACCGGATTCCTTTTCTGCAGTTCGGCCACGCGGCAGCAACGGCACTGGATGCCTCCATTCGTCAGATACAACGCAGCTTCCAGGCTGACGGCAGTATGCGTAAGCTCATTCTGTTGTCGTATGTAAAGATATTCCTGTTGCAGGCCTATCAGTTAAGAGAAACCTTATCTACGATATCCGAAACCGGTTCTCATACCGGCCGGCAACAGTTCCGGCAGTTCAAAATATTGATAGAACAGCATTACCGGACCTTACATCTGCCACACGATTACGCGGCGCAGCTGCACATCTCCCTGAAACAATTAAACCTGCTGACCAGAAAATATGCCTTTTCTTCCGCCGGAGACCTGATCAAACAACGCATATTACTGGAAGCACAACGATACCTGTATCATGGTGTGCTGACCGTAAAGGAAATATCACATCAGCTGGGTTTCGAAGACCCGGCATACTTCAATCGTTTTTTTAAGCGGGAGATGAAAATCCCCCCTTATCAATTCCGGAAAATGGCAGGCAATAACCAACGTATAGCTATAGCTGGAAAAGGCCTCCTGTGA
- a CDS encoding DUF2314 domain-containing protein, whose translation MAENEVFFSEAEDPGMLKAFQQAQETFKYFWRELSWEARRIIPALDLACVKVAFSETVADQPEPIVEHMWINDIGFDGETVSGVLVNNPNRLTNVQNGDFVTVPLQQISDWLLASQGKTCGGFTIQHLRAGMEEEERQEHDDAWGLDFGDYQDISVVNGQKEHPENLIEHPMSINMRDSFIQFLQEYPQEATNRDDAGYTLLHKEAIAGNKNAVEVLLQFKADKDSKTNDGKSALDFARQLDWAHIIPLLEK comes from the coding sequence ATGGCAGAAAATGAAGTATTCTTCTCCGAAGCAGAAGATCCCGGCATGTTAAAAGCCTTTCAGCAGGCACAGGAAACATTTAAATATTTCTGGAGAGAGCTTTCCTGGGAAGCCCGCAGAATTATTCCCGCGCTGGACCTGGCGTGTGTAAAAGTAGCTTTTTCAGAAACAGTAGCCGATCAGCCGGAACCGATCGTTGAGCACATGTGGATCAACGACATCGGATTTGATGGGGAAACAGTGAGCGGCGTACTGGTGAATAATCCGAACAGGCTGACGAATGTACAGAACGGCGATTTTGTAACCGTACCGTTGCAACAGATCAGCGATTGGCTGTTGGCCAGTCAGGGTAAAACCTGCGGCGGATTTACCATCCAGCATTTAAGAGCCGGTATGGAAGAAGAAGAACGGCAGGAGCACGATGACGCATGGGGACTGGACTTTGGAGACTATCAGGATATTTCCGTAGTAAACGGACAAAAAGAACATCCGGAAAATCTCATAGAGCACCCAATGAGCATTAATATGAGAGACAGTTTCATACAGTTCCTGCAGGAGTATCCGCAGGAAGCTACCAACCGCGATGACGCAGGGTATACGCTGTTACACAAGGAGGCAATTGCCGGCAACAAAAATGCTGTGGAAGTATTGTTACAGTTTAAGGCAGATAAAGACAGTAAGACAAATGACGGAAAGTCTGCGTTGGATTTTGCCCGGCAGCTGGACTGGGCTCATATTATACCTTTATTGGAAAAATAG
- a CDS encoding MIP/aquaporin family protein, with product MSSLQLFTGEFIGTALLILLGNGAVANVLLKASKGHNGGWIVVAMGWAMAAFVAVFISAPISGAHLNPAATLAFVLNGTIGYADIPAYLAGQFAGTMCGSFLVYIAYQPHFNATTDGVATRSCFCTDPAIPRPFSNLVTEIITTFVLIFSVLNLAKPDIGLGAISSVPVAFIVLAIAVCLGGPTGCAMNPARDLGPRIVYALLPIPHKAGNDWGYAWVPVAGPLLGALLAAGIHHGIR from the coding sequence ATGTCATCATTGCAGCTTTTCACAGGAGAATTTATTGGTACCGCCCTGCTGATACTATTGGGTAACGGCGCAGTAGCGAATGTGTTGCTGAAAGCCAGCAAAGGGCATAACGGCGGCTGGATCGTAGTGGCCATGGGATGGGCAATGGCCGCATTTGTGGCGGTATTCATTTCCGCCCCCATCAGCGGGGCACACCTGAACCCCGCTGCTACCCTGGCATTTGTACTCAACGGTACCATTGGTTATGCCGACATCCCGGCGTATCTGGCCGGACAATTCGCCGGCACCATGTGCGGATCTTTTCTTGTGTATATCGCCTATCAGCCACATTTCAATGCCACGACAGACGGTGTGGCTACCCGTTCCTGCTTTTGTACCGATCCGGCTATACCACGTCCCTTCAGTAATCTGGTAACGGAGATCATCACGACTTTTGTATTGATTTTCTCCGTATTGAATCTGGCCAAACCGGACATCGGCCTCGGCGCCATCAGTTCCGTACCCGTAGCATTTATTGTACTGGCTATCGCCGTTTGTCTGGGCGGGCCTACCGGTTGCGCCATGAATCCGGCGCGGGACCTGGGTCCCCGGATCGTATATGCCCTGTTGCCGATACCACACAAAGCCGGCAACGACTGGGGCTATGCCTGGGTACCCGTAGCAGGGCCGTTGTTGGGTGCACTCCTGGCTGCAGGCATTCACCACGGCATCCGATAA
- a CDS encoding MBL fold metallo-hydrolase, whose translation MKQVLRRYLYAAAITLLAGTASHTSAQTPVRQHQPGIYRMQVGDIEVIALSDGTVPLAATEALTHIKPGEVQALLKRAYTTSPVEASVNAFLIKTGGKLILIDAGSAELYGPTLGFLPNSIREAGYQPEDIDAVLLTHIHTDHSGGLMMGDKMVFPNALVYASEPEVNYWMNANNAANAPERLKKFFREADAKVGPYLKAGKVRTFTYGKALFPGITPIATPGHTPGHTFYALESKNEKMLFWGDIMHVAEVQFVKPDVTIAFDVDPAAAAQQRKKAYADAARQGYWIAAAHISFPGIGHLRAAGKSYEWVPIIYKY comes from the coding sequence ATGAAACAAGTCTTAAGACGATACCTCTATGCAGCAGCCATCACTTTGCTTGCCGGCACGGCCAGCCATACCAGCGCCCAAACCCCGGTGCGGCAGCACCAGCCCGGTATTTATCGCATGCAGGTGGGAGACATAGAAGTGATCGCATTATCGGACGGTACTGTGCCGCTGGCAGCTACGGAAGCACTCACCCATATCAAACCAGGTGAAGTACAGGCACTCCTGAAACGCGCCTATACAACATCACCGGTAGAGGCTTCCGTGAATGCATTTTTAATCAAAACCGGCGGCAAACTGATCTTAATTGATGCCGGCAGCGCAGAACTGTATGGACCTACGCTCGGCTTCCTGCCCAACAGCATCCGGGAAGCAGGCTATCAACCGGAAGACATTGACGCCGTCCTGCTCACCCATATTCATACAGACCACAGCGGCGGCCTGATGATGGGAGATAAAATGGTATTTCCGAATGCACTCGTTTATGCCAGTGAGCCGGAAGTCAATTACTGGATGAATGCCAACAATGCTGCCAATGCCCCGGAGCGGCTGAAAAAGTTCTTCCGGGAGGCCGACGCCAAAGTGGGCCCTTACCTGAAAGCCGGGAAAGTACGCACCTTTACCTATGGCAAGGCCCTGTTTCCCGGCATCACCCCAATCGCTACACCCGGTCATACACCCGGCCATACCTTTTATGCACTCGAAAGTAAAAATGAAAAAATGCTGTTCTGGGGAGACATCATGCATGTAGCGGAGGTACAGTTTGTAAAACCGGATGTTACCATTGCTTTTGATGTAGATCCGGCAGCCGCCGCACAACAACGCAAAAAAGCCTATGCAGATGCCGCCAGACAAGGCTACTGGATTGCCGCAGCCCATATCTCATTTCCGGGTATCGGGCATCTCCGCGCCGCTGGAAAAAGCTATGAATGGGTGCCCATTATCTACAAATACTAA
- a CDS encoding DUF1572 domain-containing protein: MTSTKQVAKHFRDVHFGGNWTAVNLQDTLAGINWEQATTKVYDLHTIAVLVFHINYYVGIILKVLQGHPLEGSDKFSFDLPPVSSEAAWQALVNKALQEAEQLAVLMEALDDAILPQDFTDARYGSYHRNLLGVTEHTHYHLGQISLIKKIINGSKTVNG; encoded by the coding sequence ATGACTTCCACCAAACAAGTAGCCAAACATTTCAGGGATGTACACTTTGGAGGTAACTGGACTGCCGTGAACCTGCAGGATACTTTAGCGGGCATTAACTGGGAGCAGGCCACTACAAAGGTATATGACCTGCATACCATCGCCGTGTTGGTGTTTCACATCAACTATTATGTAGGCATTATTTTAAAGGTACTGCAGGGCCATCCGCTGGAAGGAAGTGATAAATTCAGCTTTGATCTGCCTCCGGTATCATCCGAGGCAGCATGGCAGGCGTTGGTGAATAAAGCATTGCAGGAAGCGGAGCAGCTGGCTGTATTGATGGAGGCACTGGATGATGCAATACTCCCGCAGGATTTTACGGATGCCCGATATGGTAGTTATCACCGGAATTTACTGGGTGTTACAGAACATACCCATTATCACCTGGGCCAGATTAGCCTGATAAAGAAGATAATCAACGGAAGTAAAACAGTCAACGGATGA
- a CDS encoding FG-GAP repeat domain-containing protein — translation MACKKEAATPADDKTNKIPESVAGVPVLPNYYQIPAPGHSADGANIAITDINGNGKPDIFLMIEDAPVGPNQYRYVVAYDVNENGVATTVSGVKYVQAPGDYAEGSGMAIGDIDRNGVPDLILMSYDAPPGPNQFRYKVGLNLNINGDAALWTNYYTIPGVSDDGQGAAIALGDIDDNGLQDLILVAGDGPATGELRYQIAFNLNNVGQASTVLPAGVTLNHVASYMQGVGVALADLNGDRKQEVFFMGYDNPLGPNEFRCLTGTFNKQGVLESRSNGYESYTGICDESQGAGIAVYDIDRDGIKDMVFMADDNPPGANAFRYYVGFQLTKNRIRNTWVPAYFN, via the coding sequence ATGGCTTGTAAAAAAGAAGCTGCTACACCGGCGGATGATAAAACCAATAAGATACCGGAATCCGTTGCCGGTGTGCCTGTATTGCCGAATTATTATCAGATACCCGCGCCGGGACATTCCGCTGATGGTGCTAATATTGCTATTACGGATATTAATGGTAATGGCAAACCGGATATTTTTCTGATGATAGAAGATGCTCCTGTTGGCCCTAATCAATATAGATATGTTGTCGCATATGATGTCAATGAAAATGGCGTCGCTACTACTGTTTCCGGGGTTAAATATGTGCAGGCGCCGGGTGATTATGCGGAAGGATCCGGCATGGCCATTGGCGATATTGACCGGAACGGGGTGCCTGATTTGATATTGATGTCGTATGATGCGCCTCCCGGCCCCAACCAATTCAGGTATAAAGTAGGACTTAATCTGAATATAAACGGCGATGCTGCCTTGTGGACGAATTACTATACTATTCCCGGTGTGAGCGACGATGGACAGGGCGCTGCCATTGCGCTGGGGGATATTGATGACAATGGTCTGCAGGATCTGATATTGGTAGCCGGAGACGGACCCGCTACGGGAGAACTCCGTTATCAGATTGCTTTCAACCTGAATAACGTGGGACAAGCCAGCACTGTATTACCTGCCGGAGTGACCCTTAACCATGTTGCCTCTTATATGCAGGGGGTAGGTGTGGCACTCGCCGATTTAAACGGAGACCGCAAACAGGAAGTGTTCTTTATGGGATATGATAACCCACTTGGTCCGAATGAATTCAGGTGTCTCACGGGCACATTTAATAAACAGGGTGTACTGGAAAGCCGGTCCAATGGTTATGAAAGTTACACCGGCATATGTGATGAATCGCAGGGTGCTGGTATTGCTGTTTATGATATAGATCGGGATGGGATAAAAGATATGGTGTTTATGGCAGATGATAATCCTCCCGGTGCGAATGCTTTCCGGTATTATGTCGGCTTCCAGCTGACTAAAAACCGGATCCGGAATACCTGGGTACCCGCCTATTTTAATTAA
- a CDS encoding AAA family ATPase, translating into MIFVQRPSKPAYLDSPKVLKAIEALKNNFYYNERQERIRFLPEILIPIKPDLAAAFHHKCAYCEQRLYQPHQGEIDYFRPRSGVAGNKEYLKDHYWWLAYNWDNLYLSCSTCNRVKGNQFPLSEEASRAPIGDTSFGLWNEATLLIDPCREHPEEHLTFRNTGEIVALSTKGLATIQLLALDREELNEKRKQEIDIFLQTLDNVLRDQSPQQASAIVFLVMDLFNGSGGAQQFAGAVKTAYSDWYDNHEEEWNKILKLSSSHAVNKRAFPPPPVAAQHHADLLIDEALVNESITTRSFSIKSITIRNFKKIAHLTLDIPEAATREEGEAWLLLLGDNGVGKTSVLQAIAMTLCGAETLHKLGLTAHEFLKYGQQDGSIYIQSFENDEPVILRFNQDGFMSELAAPPTFLLGYGATRLLPKGLLQPRKNVDRRVNINNLFDYSYSLSDANKWLATVDPKEMTERIFPALLDMLNLPPDRKLIYEERELKIDDGVQKFSIERISDGYKSVIAIACDIMKTLSVEKAGYHTAKGIVLIDELGNHLHPAWRMKIVPALRNAFPRLQFIVSTHEPLCLRGIKHGEAVVLMKDQQSNIVPLADLPDHTLLRVDQLLTSDLFGLMHTLDEATTLQFEEYYRLLAIKAAARTEEEQEKINTYTRELAGKDLSGNTPQLQILYEIIHEQYARQLTDNHHATKAALKESTKEAVKAILANKNLDWL; encoded by the coding sequence ATGATTTTTGTCCAGCGGCCCTCAAAACCAGCATACCTGGATTCTCCCAAAGTGCTGAAAGCCATCGAAGCATTAAAAAACAATTTCTATTATAACGAAAGACAAGAAAGGATCCGGTTTCTACCAGAGATACTGATCCCTATCAAACCAGACCTGGCGGCGGCTTTTCATCATAAATGCGCTTATTGTGAACAAAGACTCTATCAGCCTCACCAGGGTGAAATCGATTATTTCCGCCCGAGAAGTGGTGTGGCCGGCAACAAGGAATACTTAAAGGATCACTATTGGTGGCTGGCCTACAATTGGGACAATCTATACTTATCCTGTTCTACCTGCAACCGGGTCAAAGGCAACCAGTTTCCTTTATCCGAAGAGGCCTCCAGAGCGCCCATAGGCGACACCTCCTTCGGTTTATGGAATGAAGCTACGCTGTTGATAGATCCCTGCCGGGAGCACCCGGAAGAACATCTCACTTTCAGGAATACGGGCGAAATCGTAGCGCTTTCCACCAAAGGGCTTGCCACGATTCAACTACTGGCTTTAGACCGGGAAGAACTCAATGAAAAAAGAAAACAGGAAATTGATATTTTTCTGCAAACACTCGACAATGTTTTAAGAGACCAATCACCTCAACAAGCTAGCGCCATCGTCTTCCTGGTCATGGATTTATTCAATGGCAGTGGTGGCGCCCAACAGTTTGCCGGCGCCGTAAAAACCGCGTATTCAGACTGGTATGACAACCATGAGGAGGAATGGAATAAAATACTTAAGCTATCCTCGTCGCATGCCGTTAATAAGCGGGCCTTCCCGCCTCCACCGGTTGCTGCACAACATCATGCAGACCTCCTCATTGATGAAGCACTGGTCAATGAAAGTATCACTACCCGTAGCTTCTCCATCAAAAGTATTACTATCCGGAACTTTAAAAAAATAGCCCACTTAACCCTGGATATTCCGGAAGCAGCCACCAGAGAGGAAGGCGAAGCCTGGTTATTATTGCTGGGAGATAATGGTGTTGGCAAAACGTCTGTATTACAAGCCATCGCCATGACACTTTGTGGCGCGGAAACCTTGCATAAACTCGGATTAACCGCACATGAGTTTTTGAAATACGGGCAACAGGATGGCAGCATTTACATCCAGAGTTTTGAAAATGATGAACCGGTCATACTGCGATTTAATCAGGACGGTTTTATGTCGGAATTAGCCGCTCCGCCTACTTTTCTGCTGGGATACGGTGCTACCAGACTACTGCCTAAAGGCCTATTGCAACCCAGGAAAAACGTAGACCGGCGCGTCAATATCAACAACCTGTTTGATTATAGTTACTCCTTAAGTGACGCCAACAAATGGCTGGCCACCGTGGACCCAAAAGAAATGACGGAACGCATTTTCCCGGCGTTGCTGGACATGCTGAATCTTCCTCCCGACCGGAAATTAATTTATGAAGAAAGGGAATTAAAGATCGATGATGGCGTACAAAAATTCAGCATTGAAAGAATCAGTGATGGGTATAAAAGCGTGATCGCGATTGCCTGCGACATCATGAAAACGTTATCGGTAGAAAAGGCGGGATATCACACCGCAAAAGGCATCGTACTGATCGACGAACTGGGGAATCATTTACATCCGGCCTGGCGCATGAAAATTGTGCCTGCGTTGAGAAACGCTTTTCCCCGGCTGCAGTTTATTGTTTCCACACACGAACCACTTTGCCTGCGCGGCATCAAACACGGTGAAGCCGTGGTGCTGATGAAAGATCAGCAATCTAACATTGTTCCATTAGCAGACCTCCCCGATCATACGCTGTTACGGGTGGATCAATTGTTGACATCCGACCTGTTTGGGTTGATGCATACCCTGGATGAAGCGACGACCTTACAATTTGAGGAATATTACCGGCTATTGGCGATAAAGGCAGCAGCAAGAACGGAAGAAGAACAGGAAAAAATCAACACATATACCCGGGAATTAGCGGGAAAAGATCTTTCCGGCAATACGCCGCAGTTACAGATCTTATATGAAATCATTCACGAGCAGTATGCCCGCCAACTGACCGACAATCATCACGCTACCAAAGCTGCCCTCAAAGAAAGCACAAAGGAAGCAGTGAAAGCAATACTGGCAAACAAGAACCTGGACTGGCTATGA
- a CDS encoding fatty acid desaturase family protein, giving the protein MKMKKINIVRFAPKGSNSFIETLTAAVHDYFRSNNISPYANAAMWLKTAIMLLCYFVPCIFIILGAGASNLWLFWGLWFLMGWGMIGIGTAVMHDANHGTYSPHKKINIFIGHILEVIGGYSVNWKIQHNMLHHTYTNIDGLDEDISSTVLLRLSPQQRRYWFHRHQHIYAWFFYALMTLYWMTAKDYLQVIRFKQRNLLHKQKVSLPKALMHITWSKMFYYAYILVLPLLFSGQPWYFVLTGFFIMHLTAGLFLSCVFQPAHIMPNAAFAAPVVSGDSRQMKDSWAVHELVNTINFAPRNAWLSWFIGGLNYQIEHHLFTDICHVHYRKIAPIVKATAASFGLPYQVQPTFLRALREHSRMLKILGKK; this is encoded by the coding sequence ATGAAAATGAAAAAAATAAATATCGTCCGTTTTGCGCCTAAAGGTAGTAACAGCTTTATAGAAACACTGACCGCCGCGGTACATGACTATTTTCGATCCAATAATATTTCCCCCTATGCGAATGCTGCCATGTGGCTGAAAACTGCCATCATGCTGCTTTGCTACTTTGTACCCTGTATATTTATCATTTTGGGCGCAGGCGCAAGTAACCTGTGGTTGTTCTGGGGGCTTTGGTTTCTGATGGGATGGGGAATGATCGGGATCGGTACCGCTGTTATGCACGATGCCAATCACGGTACTTACTCTCCGCATAAAAAGATCAACATTTTTATCGGGCATATACTGGAAGTAATAGGCGGATATTCTGTTAACTGGAAGATACAGCACAATATGCTGCATCACACCTATACCAATATAGACGGACTGGATGAAGATATCAGCAGTACTGTTTTGTTACGGTTATCTCCGCAACAGCGCCGGTATTGGTTCCACAGACATCAGCATATATACGCATGGTTCTTCTATGCACTGATGACCCTCTACTGGATGACCGCCAAAGATTATCTGCAGGTAATACGTTTTAAACAGCGTAATCTTTTGCACAAACAAAAGGTGTCATTACCCAAGGCTTTAATGCATATTACCTGGTCCAAAATGTTTTATTATGCCTATATCCTGGTATTGCCTTTATTGTTTTCCGGGCAACCCTGGTATTTTGTACTGACCGGTTTCTTTATTATGCACCTGACCGCAGGTCTTTTTCTTTCCTGTGTTTTTCAACCCGCGCATATCATGCCCAATGCAGCTTTTGCCGCACCGGTAGTTTCGGGCGACAGCCGGCAAATGAAAGATAGCTGGGCGGTTCATGAGCTGGTAAATACCATCAATTTTGCGCCCCGGAATGCCTGGTTATCGTGGTTTATCGGTGGATTGAACTACCAGATAGAACACCACCTGTTTACTGATATCTGTCATGTGCATTACAGAAAGATAGCCCCCATTGTAAAAGCTACTGCTGCTTCCTTTGGATTACCCTATCAGGTGCAGCCCACCTTTTTGAGAGCTTTGCGCGAACATTCCCGGATGTTGAAAATACTGGGAAAAAAATAG
- a CDS encoding winged helix-turn-helix transcriptional regulator: MYERKIPKPLDCGVGIMMEIIGGKWKPCLIFNIHNGIRRPGELQKMNPAASRRVLTQQLNELEEHGVVRRVVYATVPPKVEYYLTDFGNTLVPVIVNMERWGLQHMDKVLDLMAAKKESRVVDKQPY, translated from the coding sequence ATGTATGAAAGGAAAATTCCCAAACCGCTGGATTGTGGGGTAGGGATCATGATGGAAATAATCGGCGGCAAATGGAAACCTTGCCTGATTTTCAATATACATAATGGGATAAGGCGGCCTGGTGAGTTGCAGAAAATGAATCCGGCGGCTTCCCGCAGGGTATTAACGCAGCAGCTGAATGAGCTGGAAGAACATGGGGTCGTGAGACGGGTGGTGTATGCCACAGTGCCGCCTAAAGTAGAGTACTATCTTACCGATTTCGGAAACACCCTGGTACCGGTTATTGTGAATATGGAGCGCTGGGGATTGCAGCATATGGACAAGGTGCTGGACTTGATGGCTGCAAAAAAAGAAAGTCGTGTGGTGGATAAGCAGCCATATTAA